CAAGCAAAATGAATATGTGCGTATAATGAATTCAGGCTGGTTACACAGCCTATTATAATCACCAAGAGATGTAAGATCAAGAACAAACCTGAACATTGCTCTCATCCATCAAAATCTCCTTAGCTTTCTCGCATAAGGCTCTAacctaaacaaaacaaaacaacactGCACGTGAAAAGTCCATCCTTCACCTCTTGACTAACTAAAGAGACACTaatatttaaaaccaaaaacataacAGAACAAATGAGAGAAAGTGGAGACATAAGCAAGCAAACAGATAGATAGGGAAGATGTTGATAGAGCTCAGGAAgaagtgtcttttttttttttaccaacttGAAACCTTTATCTAAAATTACTTTCGTTGTTTCCCCCAATTGTAAATCGCAGTAACGCATCTAACGGATGAAATTTGTTACTTGTTGATCgcctattaaaaaaaaaaagaagatatttttggatGTGGGTAAGACGCAATTAATCACCTATTCAGAAACTGAAACGAACACACGTGAGATATGACCACTACCTAGCCCAGAAGGTCTTCTAGACAAATCAGACATCAAATCGGATAATCACATActcatacataaaaaaaaaaggatcaacctttcatttgaaaacaaaaaatctgAGATCCAATCATCGATATGTGTATGGATCCAATTTAAACGATGAGAAAACAAAAAGGGCTACGGTAAATCTGTATTAGAAGAGAATCGGAGGCACCTGTTGCTCGGAGAGAGGCTTGCACTGCATGAGCTGAGAGATCTGCTCATCGAGATCGAGAGTTGCGTCCGTCGGAATCGAATTCGCGCCCATTACTACTGCGTCTTCTGATTGGATTGGATTTGGATTGGATTCTGCGTCTTCTTCGCCTtttggctctctctctctcgcagAGTGAGAGGGAATCGAAAATGAGCGAGGGGCGCGTGATGTGAGTGGCGAGTGGAGTTTGTAGTAGCTTTCGAGCCTTGTCGTGAAGTTACGTTAATACCctcaatatttaaaaacaaatctgttaattcttttttttttttgtcgtataTCTGTAGAGGGCTTTCTTGTTTAATGAAAACATTTGTGGGTCATTATGTGAAAGGATTAAAAGAATAGGATAAAACATGTAATTATATCGCATGGGTGTTGTGTCCGATCTAAAAACAAGggttttatctctctctctccctcccgaGCTTCGCCGTTGGCTTAACGACTACCGTTGAATTGATATCTTCCTCTCcattctgattctgattctgattctgattcgATTCTCTCTCCCAATTTTAAggttatttctctctctctctctctctcgatttaTCAGATGGCTAGATTTGGTTCTCTTCTAATTTCGTCGTCTTTAGTTGTTTGATAGATTTGATTTTAGGTCTCATGTTTCCTCCTTGCCCAGCTGCTAACTTAGACCTTATGTGTTTTTGAATTTTGCTAGGTTCGCGGATAAGAAAAGATACAAAGTTACTACTCTCTTTCGTTGTTTTCTGCTAGAAAGTTGCAAACTTTTTCTAGATTTTTAGCAACATTCAGTTATGAGTACATCATGGGCAGACGTGGCTGATTCAGACAACGCCGCTTCCAGGGCCAAACCTGCTTACGTTCCCCCTCATTTAAGGAACAGACAATCCGAGCCTGCTGCTCCTTTCCCAGGAAATGACCGTGGTGGATACGGTGGTCAACCATCTCGCTGGGCTCCTGGCGGTGGCGTTGGTTATAGGGCTGATGCAGGGCGTGCCGGCTACGGTCACGGCGGACGAGGAACTactggcggtggtggtggttggAACAACagaggtggaggaggaggaggatgggACCGTGAAGTGAATCCCTTTGGAGATGATGTTGATCTAGAGCCTGCCTTCAACGATCAGGAGAACACCGGCATTAACTTTGACGCCTATGAAGATATCCCCATTGAGACCAGCGGCGGTAACGTGCCTCCTCCTGTCAACACATTCGCGGAGATTGACCTCGGGGAGGCGTTGAATCTCAACATCAGGAGGTGCAAGTACGTGAGGCCGACGCCAGTGCAGCGTCACGCGATTCCGATACTGCTTGCTCAGAGGGATTTGATGGCGTGTGCTCAGACAGGGTCTGGGAAGACCGCTGCCTTTTGCTTTCCGATCATTAGTGGGATCCTGAGAGATCAGAATCCGCAGAGGCCTCGTGGCTCGCGGACTGTTTACCCTCTTGCTGTTATCCTCTCGCCAACAAGGGAGCTGGCAAGCCAGGTAATGTTGAGAGAATCTACTCATTTCCGGGGTTCGAAAAGCATCTTTGTTTCTCATTCTGTTGTTTCTTTTTTGGTAGATACATGATGAAGCCAAAAAATTCTCTTACCAAACTGGTGTGAAGGTTGTTGTTGCTTATGGAGGAACACCTATTAACCAGCAGGTAATTATCCTACACAGATGTTTGGGTTTTCTGCTTCTGTCTCTGGATATTGCTTCATGCTTATTACGATGTTGTCTGTTTAATAGCACACTTTCTGATTTGGGTTCTGCTAGCTCTCTTCTTCCTTATGCAAAGTCCATTTGTTGAAACTATGTTTTGATTATTAAGGCAGCAATGCATCATAAATCTTGTATCTTACAAACTTATCATATGCTAGCTAACATTGCCATTTCGCTTGTATCATCATTGGACAATTAATTTTCCAAGTGTCGATTTGTTGATCTCGTCTTGTATTGTTTGTACAGCTAAGGGAACTGGAGAGAGGAGTTGACATCCTTGTGGCAACTCCTGGCCGGTTGAATGATTTGCTAGAGAGAGCTAGAGTCTCGATGCAGATGATTAAGTTCTTAGCTCTTGATGAAGCGGACAGGATGCTGGACATGGGTTTTGAGCCACAAATTAGAAAGATCGTTGAAGAGATGGACATGCCTCCACGCGGGATGAGACAAACAATGCTGTTTAGTGCTACGTTCCCTAGCGAGATCCAGGTTGGCTTTAACTTATCCATTAAACTTCCTCTCCTTgatcttagcttctagctttaTTTGTTAGAGGATAACAGTGTTCTTCGTTTTATATCTGTAACTTTGTGATGGTGAGCCTTATGAGTGTTATATGACTTCAGCTGCATAATAAGGTTCGGCTCCTTGTGTTTGTTTCTTGTACAGAGACTCGCTGCTGATTTTCTGGCGAACTATATATTTTTGGCTGTGGGACGGGTGGGTTCAAGCACTGACCTAATTGCTCAAAGGGTTGAGTTCGTACACGAGTCTGACAAGAAAAGCCATCTCATGGACCTGCTACACGCCCAGAGAGAGACTGGCAACCATGACAAGGTAATGCGATAGTTACCATCTGTTTACTTTAGCCCTGACTCATACTGGCTTTTCTGTTCTTCTCATACGCAGCAATCATTGACATTGGTGTTTGTGGAGACTAAGAGGGGAGCCGACTCATTGGAAAACTGGTTGTGCATGAATGACTTTCCAGCAACCACCATTCACGGTGACAGAACACAACAGGTTCGTTGACTTGATTGAATGATAAGGCTTTTTGTAATCTGTTTGACTAAATCTGACTTACCCTTTTTATGTTATTGAAGGAAAGAGAAGTGGCACTGAAGTCCTTCAAAAGTGGGAGGACACCCATTCTGGTCGCAACAGACGTGGCAGCACGTGGTCTCGACATTCCACACGTGGCTCATGTGGTTAACTTCGATCTACCAAATGACATTGATGACTATGTTCACCGCATCGGGAGAACAGGACGTGCAGGCAAATCCGGGGTAGCTACCGCTTTCTTTAATGAGAAGAATGCACAGCTGGCTAGGCAGCTCGCTGAGCTGATGCAAGAAGCCAATCAAGAGGTGCCTGAGTGGCTCACGCGATACGCTTCACGTGCTTCATTTGGCGGGGGTAAGAAACGGTCTGGTGGAAGGTTTGGTGGCCGTGACTTCAGAAGGGAAGGCTCTTACGGCAGTAGGGGAGGAGGCAGTGGTGGCGGTGGAAATGACTACtatggtggaggaggaggctATGGTGGCGGTGGATATGGTGGTGCACCAAGTGGTGGCTATGGTGGACAAGTGACCAGTGCGTGGGATTAGCCAATTAAGGCTTCCCAAATTTTCTGTCCTTTTAACTTTGACTCTTTATTTCTTCTCTATATTCACAAGAGAGCACATTGTATTTTGACT
The window above is part of the Brassica napus cultivar Da-Ae chromosome C8, Da-Ae, whole genome shotgun sequence genome. Proteins encoded here:
- the LOC106368273 gene encoding DEAD-box ATP-dependent RNA helicase 11, coding for MSTSWADVADSDNAASRAKPAYVPPHLRNRQSEPAAPFPGNDRGGYGGQPSRWAPGGGVGYRADAGRAGYGHGGRGTTGGGGGWNNRGGGGGGWDREVNPFGDDVDLEPAFNDQENTGINFDAYEDIPIETSGGNVPPPVNTFAEIDLGEALNLNIRRCKYVRPTPVQRHAIPILLAQRDLMACAQTGSGKTAAFCFPIISGILRDQNPQRPRGSRTVYPLAVILSPTRELASQIHDEAKKFSYQTGVKVVVAYGGTPINQQLRELERGVDILVATPGRLNDLLERARVSMQMIKFLALDEADRMLDMGFEPQIRKIVEEMDMPPRGMRQTMLFSATFPSEIQRLAADFLANYIFLAVGRVGSSTDLIAQRVEFVHESDKKSHLMDLLHAQRETGNHDKQSLTLVFVETKRGADSLENWLCMNDFPATTIHGDRTQQEREVALKSFKSGRTPILVATDVAARGLDIPHVAHVVNFDLPNDIDDYVHRIGRTGRAGKSGVATAFFNEKNAQLARQLAELMQEANQEVPEWLTRYASRASFGGGKKRSGGRFGGRDFRREGSYGSRGGGSGGGGNDYYGGGGGYGGGGYGGAPSGGYGGQVTSAWD